Proteins encoded together in one Telopea speciosissima isolate NSW1024214 ecotype Mountain lineage chromosome 4, Tspe_v1, whole genome shotgun sequence window:
- the LOC122660440 gene encoding probable E3 ubiquitin-protein ligase XBOS32, producing MRFLSIMGNSFGCSASGERLVSAARDGDLQEAKALLEYNPRLARYSTFGVRNSPLHYSAAQGHHEIVSLLLESGVDINLRNYRGQTALIQACQHGHWEVVQALIIFKANIRRADYLNGGTALHFAALNGHSRCIRLLLGDYIPSIPDVWNILRKSSTKHQSTEEFDEGALHKLINKRADGGITALHMAALNGHVETVQLLLDLGACVAEVTVEDGTTIDLIGAGSTPLHYAACGGNLQCCKVLISRGASLTAENANGWTPLMVARSWHRDWLEGILNECPQGQPRILPSPYLSLPLMSIVRIAREFGWRVNNSVIPCVDPCAVCLERKCTVATEGCGHEFCTRCALYLCSTNSTSIATNGPPGSIACPLCRHGIVSFVKLPGCPRIKEIASRTTSMSLNFCACSSEEQEPTSISTPLCKSDYHCIRTSSIGSSSFQKLSCQSFPSVKLNPSFCMGAPDASPSLVPCDNLCNCSRSSSLRRSASHNESRWSLFSVLNQCVTTGGGC from the exons ATGAGATTTCTGAGCATTATGGGAAATTCGTTTGGGTGCTCTGCTTCTGGGGAGCGCCTGGTTTCTGCTGCGAGAGATGGGGATCTTCAGGAAGCCAAGGCCTTATTGGAATATAATCCGCGCTTGGCGAGGTACTCGACTTTCGGTGTTCGGAATTCTCCCCTCCATTACTCTGCAGCTCAAGGCCACCATGAG AttgtctctctcttgcttgAATCCGGAGTCGATATTAATCTTAGGAATTACCGTGGGCAG ACTGCTTTGATTCAAGCTTGTCAACATGGTCACTGGGAGGTTGTTCAGGCTCTGATAATTTTCAAAGCCAAT ATTCGCAGAGCAGACTATCTGAATGGGGGTACGGCACTCCATTTTGCTGCCTTAAATGGGCATTCCCGTTGCATTAGGCTCCTCCTTGGGGATTACATTCCCAGCATTCCTGATGTTTGGAATATCCTTAGGAAAAGTTCCACTAAACACCAATCCACAGAAGAATTTGATGAAGG TGCCCttcataaattaattaataaacgTGCTGATGGAGGTATCACTGCCCTCCATATGGCAGCGCTAAATGGACATGTGGAGACTGTGCAATTACTCTTAGACTTAGGTGCTTGCGTTGCGGAAGTTACTGTGGAAGATGGTACAACAATTGATCTGATTG GGGCCGGAAGCACACCACTTCATTATGCTGCATGTGGTGGAAATCTGCAATGTTGCAAA GTTTTGATTTCCAGGGGTGCCAGCCTAACTGCTGAAAATGCAAATGG ATGGACCCCCTTGATGGTTGCTCGTTCGTGGCATAGAGACTGGCTTGAGGGAATTTTAAATGAATGTCCACAGGGCCAGCCCcgaattcttccttctccatacctctctcttccccttatgaGCATTGTCAGAATTGCAAG AGAATTTGGATGGAGGGTCAATAATTCAGTAATCCCATGTGTTGATCCATGTGCTGTTTGTTTGGAGAGGAAATGTACGGTAGCTACAGAAG GTTGTGGCCATGAGTTCTGCACTCGCTGTGCTTTGTATCTCTGTTCCACCAACAGCACCTCAATAGCCACAAATGGGCCTCCAGGCTCCATTGCATGTCCTCTCTGCCGGCACGGCATAgtttcttttgtgaagcttcCAGGCTGTCCAAGAATCAAAGAAATAGCTAGTAGGACAACAAGCATGTCTTTGAACTTTTGTGCCTGCTCATCTGAAGAACAAGAACCCACTTCAATATCAACCCCCTTGTGCAAGTCAGACTACCATTGCATCCGTACTTCGTCTATTGGGTCTTCCTCCTTCCAGAAACTCAGCTGCCAGAGTTTCCCATCTGTAAAGCTCAACCCAAGCTTTTGCATGGGAGCTCCAGACGCTAGTCCTTCCTTAGTTCCATGTGACAACTTGTGCAATTGTTCAAGATCATCAAGCTTGCGAAGATCAGCTTCACACAATGAGAGTAGGTGGTCTTTGTTCTCTGTACTCAATCAATGTGTAACCACTGGTGGTGggtgttaa